A genomic segment from Candidatus Nanopelagicales bacterium encodes:
- a CDS encoding nucleotidyltransferase family protein yields the protein MMEPRLDPHVLDSLRRALRHSLAAETGAAAAPPDLRDVDPAEFLRAARRHRVQPLLVASAQATRLPESVVTDLAGDTQDEQLAALLSASQLTSAVQALSTQSIPSLAIKGVALAASTTGDYTARGSGDIDIWVRPGDVAATVSVLAELGYEQFGCEIPTPAASWNFRYALWLGNAELAMGNATQTIDLHWRLDSMASGLPDFTRAWSRRASVEIGNASIPTLSIADAFVYACRNAAKDEWESLRTLVDVYRLLSMLRFRDDRLPPADSGIRRTLAVTEANLGLPPNAPAFELRPKQRTIVLRIADRAQRGMGEGYVTTQAGDWYRRLVGRGQTCRSMADAARVGAWIALPPSAVTGESPDEHPGLGLVASRRLSHGA from the coding sequence CTACGTCGCGCGCTGCGCCATTCCCTAGCGGCCGAGACTGGTGCTGCTGCGGCCCCGCCAGATCTACGCGATGTCGACCCGGCTGAATTTCTCAGGGCCGCGCGGCGGCACCGCGTTCAGCCGCTACTGGTCGCCTCGGCGCAGGCAACTCGGCTTCCAGAATCAGTGGTGACTGACCTGGCCGGTGACACCCAGGACGAACAGCTAGCAGCCCTGCTGAGCGCAAGTCAACTGACCAGTGCGGTCCAAGCCTTGTCGACGCAATCGATCCCCAGTTTGGCGATCAAAGGGGTTGCACTCGCAGCTTCCACAACCGGTGACTACACCGCTCGGGGAAGTGGTGACATTGACATCTGGGTCAGACCTGGCGATGTTGCGGCAACTGTCAGCGTGCTCGCGGAGCTGGGATACGAGCAGTTCGGCTGTGAGATCCCGACACCGGCCGCTTCGTGGAACTTCCGCTATGCACTGTGGCTTGGCAATGCCGAGCTGGCGATGGGTAATGCGACGCAGACGATCGACTTGCATTGGCGGCTGGACTCGATGGCAAGTGGCCTGCCTGACTTCACTCGCGCATGGTCCCGGCGCGCGAGTGTCGAGATCGGGAATGCGTCGATTCCCACCTTGAGCATCGCCGATGCGTTCGTCTACGCGTGCCGCAACGCGGCGAAGGATGAGTGGGAATCACTGCGCACCCTTGTGGACGTGTACCGATTGCTTTCCATGCTTCGCTTTCGCGACGATCGGCTCCCGCCTGCCGACAGCGGAATCCGGCGAACGCTGGCTGTCACCGAGGCCAATCTCGGGTTACCTCCCAATGCCCCTGCATTTGAGCTGCGCCCCAAGCAGCGCACGATTGTCCTGCGGATCGCAGATCGCGCCCAGCGCGGTATGGGTGAGGGATACGTGACGACTCAGGCGGGTGACTGGTATCGGCGACTGGTGGGAAGGGGACAAACGTGCCGTTCAATGGCGGATGCGGCCCGCGTCGGGGCATGGATCGCGCTGCCGCCATCCGCTGTCACCGGCGAATCGCCTGACGAGCACCCAGGCCTGGGGCTCGTCGCTTCGCGACGGCTCTCACATGGTGC